From one Pedobacter faecalis genomic stretch:
- a CDS encoding HmuY family protein, which translates to MMMKRYMALTVCSLALAGLMAACTKKDEKPELADTKSTVIKDLPGDVGNTVSSGKPFEPFYFSLEQGLKVDGSKVKTADWDIAFTEQYNSLIVINNGLHEGTPGFDGAARGKILIVEQPYAEVSQAPADADFETKGIPSFGWDSGNGIGWFFYDLKTHIAVPVKNRTFVLRTASGKFAKLEMVSMYKGAPATVSDLNWPAPYFTFRYYVQADGSRDLSTK; encoded by the coding sequence ATGATGATGAAAAGATATATGGCTTTGACGGTGTGCTCGTTGGCCCTGGCCGGGCTGATGGCCGCCTGCACGAAGAAGGATGAAAAACCGGAACTGGCAGATACGAAGAGTACGGTGATTAAAGATCTGCCCGGAGATGTGGGCAACACCGTAAGCAGCGGTAAACCTTTTGAGCCATTTTACTTCTCGCTGGAGCAAGGCCTGAAGGTGGACGGGTCTAAAGTTAAAACGGCCGACTGGGATATTGCTTTTACGGAGCAGTATAACTCGCTTATCGTGATCAACAACGGTCTGCACGAAGGAACCCCGGGTTTTGATGGCGCGGCCAGGGGCAAAATATTGATTGTTGAGCAGCCTTATGCAGAAGTATCGCAGGCTCCGGCCGATGCTGATTTTGAGACAAAGGGGATTCCCAGCTTTGGCTGGGATTCTGGAAATGGGATAGGCTGGTTTTTTTATGACCTGAAGACCCACATAGCGGTACCTGTGAAAAACCGAACGTTTGTGCTGCGAACCGCGTCAGGTAAGTTTGCAAAGCTTGAAATGGTAAGTATGTATAAAGGGGCACCTGCGACGGTGAGCGACCTGAACTGGCCTGCGCCTTACTTTACTTTCAGATATTATGTGCAGGCAGATGGGAGCCGCGATCTGAGTACCAAATAG
- a CDS encoding helix-turn-helix transcriptional regulator — protein MKIKSKIEGADDWLFMEEIPELYAPSTQLCEKQVNIKSLSAQKLVNYQLSTGGLFLVHSTMQFSENVKVLSEIEGEAITSQFIFYGTRPETGKAEKSDKATRRTGSRHNIRYIPSIKGKYPMTAGVEYEYFLLVLSKPYYFHLIDQHSLLHSDFVKEILKGRYTSYAAKDLSVTTEMKRVIKDIRDCRRTGELKRLHTESRILELLMLQLEQMQSGIAEVDKYMVKPDDLKKIEHAREILDATYSYPPTIIELSKQISLNEFKLKRGFKEYYGTTIYGYVTRLRMEEARRLMVSEKKNVGQVSAAVGFNHPSHFTDAFKRYFGLLPSEMKADEDQQMMLQQ, from the coding sequence ATGAAGATTAAATCGAAGATAGAGGGGGCCGACGACTGGCTGTTCATGGAAGAGATTCCGGAGCTATACGCACCAAGTACACAGCTTTGCGAGAAGCAGGTAAACATTAAGAGCCTCTCTGCGCAAAAGCTGGTGAACTATCAGTTGAGTACGGGTGGTTTATTCCTGGTGCACTCCACCATGCAGTTCTCGGAAAACGTAAAAGTGCTCTCGGAGATCGAGGGCGAGGCGATCACTTCGCAGTTCATTTTCTATGGCACCAGGCCGGAAACTGGTAAGGCGGAAAAGTCAGACAAAGCGACCAGGCGGACGGGCAGCAGGCACAACATCAGGTATATACCTTCTATAAAGGGGAAGTATCCGATGACTGCCGGCGTGGAATACGAATACTTTCTACTCGTGCTGTCTAAACCCTATTATTTTCACCTGATTGATCAGCACTCGCTTTTGCACAGCGATTTTGTAAAGGAGATTTTAAAGGGCCGGTATACTTCTTATGCAGCGAAGGATCTTTCGGTGACCACCGAGATGAAGCGGGTGATTAAGGATATCCGCGACTGCAGGCGGACGGGCGAATTGAAGCGGCTTCATACCGAATCGCGCATCCTGGAGCTCCTTATGCTTCAGCTGGAGCAAATGCAGTCGGGCATAGCCGAGGTAGACAAGTATATGGTGAAGCCGGATGATTTGAAGAAGATAGAGCATGCCCGAGAGATTCTGGACGCCACTTATAGTTACCCACCAACGATCATTGAGCTGTCTAAACAGATCTCTTTGAACGAATTTAAGTTGAAGCGGGGCTTTAAAGAGTATTATGGCACAACGATTTATGGGTACGTGACCAGGCTTAGGATGGAGGAGGCGCGCAGATTGATGGTTTCGGAAAAGAAAAACGTTGGGCAGGTGTCGGCCGCAGTCGGTTTTAACCATCCGAGCCACTTTACGGATGCGTTTAAGCGGTATTTTGGTTTGCTGCCCAGCGAAATGAAGGCTGATGAAGATCAGCAAATGATGCTACAACAATAA